GCACCACAAAAAACTCACGGCCTTTGGGAAACCTAAACACAATTTGTAGACGTTTAGACCCTGCAATATTACAAATCACATACATAATGGCGTAACCTACCCACAATTGATAACCTATTTTAACCTCTTTATTCACTTTCAAATTCCTCGAAACCTAAACCCTAGCCCCAGTTTCACTCTTTTTCACTGAAGACGATTAACGGGTTCGTTCAATGGCTTGATTAAAAGGGTTCCCATCGATCCCCTAGCTAGCTAGTTAGCTAGCTAGCATCTTTCACTGCTCCCACGTCAAGTGGGCACAAATCCACAAATAACCCTGTTTCTTTGTCCAGTTAGATATTTTATCCTCCAAACCCTTCACGGTTTTCTATTTGATCCACTCCATCTACCTAGAGGGTACGAGCTTTAGCCCTAGACATAattaaatatgaataaaaaaatacccaaaaaaacacaaaagacaaaacttGAAGAAATATGTTGCGTTCGTGTGATCAATTAATACATAACAGTCTTTTCCAAATTAATTTGTAAGAATCTTTTCCAATTTATTATATgatgattaataaaattatatatatatatatatatatttagaaacaaacacacacaagagcacacacaagagagagggATATATAAGTGCCGGCTTTaagatttttttctaaaaagttaATAGTGTCAGAGTTAGGAATAGTccaaagagaatgtttatttatttattttgcttaattAAGAAGCGATTTTAATAATAATGCTATAAAAGCTTGGTGACAAATTGTTAAAAGtatgtaaaaaagtgatatcagtTGTGAATCtagataaaaatcaattaaaacatACAACTTaacttttattgtaaaattattataaaaatattgtgaaagtaacattaaaattattatattcaaACTTAGTTCATTaggtttaaacaaaatttagattttttatattttatttaagggtaaaaaaaaatatatatatatatatatatatatattttgtaactaaaatATATACCAATGATTTTATCAAAACCTGTGCAAAGGATATAACAGACTTCTTATTACACACCcacaccggtaaaaacctgattttacttataattgtaaaataaactaaaaaaagatttcataattttaacaaaaacatgATTTGTGTGTTCCTTAACGATGTGTAACTATCACCATTTAACTTTCCCTTAAAATAGACACCACCTAAgcggtactttttttttctgtttgcaGGTATACCATCTCCCTCAAAGTTCCTCAAACTCTGTTTCTCTCCATTTAAGTacatatacatttattttatattctaaaGCTACTTTTTAGTTGCTATTTGCAGAAGTGAATCTTTAAAAGAATTGAATAGAAAAAGATTTGTATAAAGGTTAGTGGACCGGAGGTCTTCAAAGGGGAGGTTACCTTGTAGTTTTCATTgtacagaaaaggaaaaagaaaaaaagaaaaaaacagaagaaaaaaaaaaaaactggctaGGGTTTTATACGGTGCAATTTCAAGCCACAAATGTTCTCTTCTACCAACAGTCTCAATTCTTCTCCACACTTTCCCCCATCCTCTTACCAACCTTTTCCTCTCCCTTTTTCTAATCACCACCTCCAACTTTCTGACGAGATTTCCCTTCACCAACAATACCAAAACGATCCGCTAGCTCTAGCGGGTCCAGTTTTACCAATTCCTGAAACTGTGATCAATTTCTCAGTTTCGAACAACCCCATAATGACAAGGCCTTCAAACAGCATTAATATCGGAAACCCATTTGGTGTTTCTAATTTTCTTGCTAAGAAACCTGTGAAGAAAGATCGACACAGCAAGATTTACACGTCTCAGGGGTTGAGGGACCGAAGGGTGAGGCTGTCCATTGAGATAGCTCGCAAGTTCTTTGATCTCCAAGACATGCTAGGGTTTGACAAGGCTAGCAAAACCCTTGACTGGTTGCTGACAAAGTCGAGGAAAGCGATCAAAGAAGTAGCTAAAATGAAGCAGAACTGTAATGGGTGTGCTAAAACTAGTTTGTCATCCACTAATTTCGACTGTGAAGTGGTTTCAAGAATCAACCAAATCACTGATAATGGTGGAAACCTGGAAGGGTTAGTACTTTCAAAGTACAACTCGTCGGCATTGCTAAGTACCATTTCTAATAAGAAGATGAGGAAGCTGAACAAAGATGAGATTCACTTGCTTGCCAAAGAGTCAAGGGCTAAAGCAAGAGCAAGAGCTAGAGAAAGGACAAGAGAAAAATTGTGCACTAGAAAATGTCCTGCACCTGGATGCTCTCAAATCTTGCAACAATTGAAGCCACCGACTCAGCTTGAAGCTTGTGAAAGGTCCTCTAAGGTCGTTGAGGGAGAAATTCAACAACAGCCTAGCTCTCACATGTTTGAGGAATCTATTATGATCAGAAGGAAGTTGAAGCCAGCTGGGAGATTGGGTTATCAGCCAAACCTGTCAAGCTCCAACAACGAGAGCAGCAACTACTTTCCCAATTCACCTCTAAATTGGGACATCAATAGCACCATTGCACGCTCTAGCTTTTATGCCATTACCAACACCAATCTTTCTACAGGTATATTCCAAGaacagaatatatatatatatatatatatatatgtatgtatgtatattgtTAAATTTCTTACGAACATCAGATATATCAAGTTTTTTCTCAACTTGCAGAACTTCAAATCTGTGGGAAATCTTTAGAGGGCAGCACCAATCAACTATTGCACTAAAATCGTGTGCAAGGCTCTACGCATTAGCGCAGAAAGCCGTGGTTGTTTCTTCAAGTTTATAATATTAGAAAATCGGTGTATCGTATTCCAGGAAAGCTTTTGGGTATTTATCTTTCAATCACTTCAGCTGCTTTACTTTTCGAATCTTAATGAAAATGCTTACCTATCTATTTTTGTGtcttctttttccttccttccagtatttttttttttttaccccaatAAGTCAATAAACATGacaatttctttattataatatatatatatatatatatatatatatatatatatttgataagaacATGATAACTTGATGACGAGCACATAGCATGTCAAAGTTGGTCTTGAGGTTCATTAAGGCATTCAAAAGcaccaaattattaatttgaagtgCACAATTAAACCAGTAGAGATTTCATCTTCAGGGCTATATAATTAATTACTAGAAGCTCTAATCATGATCATCGCTAACTTTTTGGGGGTATAAGGCAGATCTGGCTAGCACGTAAGAGAAGGAAATTATCATACCCCAAATGGATTTAGATTGTTTGGTGTGCAATTATGTGGTTTTCAATTAGAAGATTGATCCCACGGCAAAACACAAAACTCTAGTAAGTACTATTATCATCTGACTTTATTGACTTTCTCCGAGCTTAAAGCTTTGATAgctgaaaatttttattaaagagTAAAGTATTGAATGGACACCAAAGATAGGAAGTTTTCAAGCAATTCTGCCTTGTTGAATATAAAAGCTACA
This DNA window, taken from Quercus robur chromosome 2, dhQueRobu3.1, whole genome shotgun sequence, encodes the following:
- the LOC126713935 gene encoding transcription factor CYCLOIDEA, encoding MFSSTNSLNSSPHFPPSSYQPFPLPFSNHHLQLSDEISLHQQYQNDPLALAGPVLPIPETVINFSVSNNPIMTRPSNSINIGNPFGVSNFLAKKPVKKDRHSKIYTSQGLRDRRVRLSIEIARKFFDLQDMLGFDKASKTLDWLLTKSRKAIKEVAKMKQNCNGCAKTSLSSTNFDCEVVSRINQITDNGGNLEGLVLSKYNSSALLSTISNKKMRKLNKDEIHLLAKESRAKARARARERTREKLCTRKCPAPGCSQILQQLKPPTQLEACERSSKVVEGEIQQQPSSHMFEESIMIRRKLKPAGRLGYQPNLSSSNNESSNYFPNSPLNWDINSTIARSSFYAITNTNLSTELQICGKSLEGSTNQLLH